The Fusobacterium simiae genomic interval AAGGAGCTATTGCAAATTTTATTTCATTTATTATTTTGCAATCACTTCTTTCATTCTGTTCCTTTTTCTTTTAATTTATATATTTAAATTTTTAAGAATAATTATACAGAACACTGAACCTTCCACAACAGAGATTAGCCAAGTGTTGTGAGTTTTCTATTATAAATTTAATTCTATATATTCAATTGCTAATATTATATATATTGTATTCTAAAATTTATAATTTTACAACTTTTAAATAGCATTTTCAAAACGGCTTGACATGATGGAGCAGAGCTTAAGGGTTATATTCTAATAAATTTATCACTAACACTTATATTTTTATTTTTTGAACAAATAGTTTAAAAAAATAATATTGAAAAATAACTAAAAGATAGTATAATAAACATTAGATAAAAAAAGCAAACAATTTATTATAAAAAAAGAGGTGTGTTGAATGATAAAAAATTTTGCTCATAGAGGTTTTAGTGGAAAATATCCAGAAAATACAATTCTGGCATTTCAAAAAGCCATAGAAGTTGGAGCAGATGGAATTGAATTAGATGTACAACTTACAAAAGATGGGGAAATTGTAATAATTCATGATGAAACTATTGATAGAACAACTGATGGAAAGGGTTATGTTGTTGATTATTCCTATGAGGAGCTATCAAAATTTGATGCTTCATATATCTATAAAGAAAAATTTCGATTTAATAAAATTCCTACATTAAAAGAATATTTTGAATTAGTAAAAGATTTAGATTTTATTACAAATATTGAATTAAAGACAGGAATAAATGAATATTTAGGAATAGAAGAAAAAGTGTACAAACTTATCAAAAAATATAAATTGGAAAAGAAAGTTATAATTTCAAGTTTTAATCATTTTTCAATTTTAAGAATGAAAAAATTAGCACCTGAATTGAAGTGTGGTTTTTTATCAGAAGATTGGATTATAGATGCAGGAAGATATACAGCTTCTCATAAGATTGAATGTTTTCACCCAAGATTTAATAATTTGATACCAGAAGTTGTTGAGGAATTAAAAAGAAATGGAATAGAAATTAATACTTGGACAGTTAATAAGGAAGAAGATATTAGAGATTTAATAAACAAAAAGGTAGATATTTTAATAGGAAATTATCCAGATTTAACTAAAAAAATTATTAATCAAATGAGTAGGGGGTAGATTTTTATGGAAAGTTTGGAATTATTTTTGACAACTGTTAATAAGTGGTTATGGGGAAGATGGCTTGTATTTGTACTTCTAGCACTAGGAATATTATATACTTTTACTAATGGATTTATACAGATTAGACATTTTAAATTTATCATTAAAAAGACACTTGTAGATTCATATAAGGCTAGAAATGAGGATAAGGGTTCTGGGTCAATTTCAACATTTAAAGCTATGATGGTTACACTTGCTGGAAATGTAGGAGGAGGAAATGTTGTTGGAGTTGCAACAGCTGTTGCAGTTGGTGGAATGGGAGCAGTTTTTTGGATGTGGGTTGCT includes:
- a CDS encoding glycerophosphodiester phosphodiesterase; protein product: MIKNFAHRGFSGKYPENTILAFQKAIEVGADGIELDVQLTKDGEIVIIHDETIDRTTDGKGYVVDYSYEELSKFDASYIYKEKFRFNKIPTLKEYFELVKDLDFITNIELKTGINEYLGIEEKVYKLIKKYKLEKKVIISSFNHFSILRMKKLAPELKCGFLSEDWIIDAGRYTASHKIECFHPRFNNLIPEVVEELKRNGIEINTWTVNKEEDIRDLINKKVDILIGNYPDLTKKIINQMSRG